DNA sequence from the Thiobacillus sp. SCUT-2 genome:
TCGGGCCATCGCATCACGAAATTCACGACGGCTGGCTCGCGCGCAAGCGGCTGCCGCGCCTGTATCAGGGAAGCCTGGCCGTGCTCAACATGTGCAACGAACTCAACGTGTTCGAAGGACTCAACCAGCGCAGTTTCGAGCCGGCAGCATGCGGCACCCCCGTTCTGCATGACGCGCTCGCCGATCTCGATCGGTGCTTCGAGCCGGGAAAGGAAGTCCTGGTGTTCCACAACAGTGAAGAACTGCAGGATCTCTGCATGCGCGTCCGGCGAGACCCTGCGCTTGCCCAACGCATCGGTGCCGCTGCGCTGTCCCGGGTGCAGTCCCAGCACACCTGCGCGCATCGCGCAAGAACGATCCTGCGCGATTTCGGACTGACATCATGAAAACGGACGTACTCAAGATTGAAGCAAACCATGCGACGGACGCGCTGGCGGTCCTGCTGACGGCGCTCGCCCTTTTTGCCATTCAGTTGCCCAAATACGGAACCGTTCTCCTGCTGCCGGCCCTTCTGCTCGCCTGGTTCCAGCGGTCCACGTTCCACATCGCGCCCGAGCTGAAGCGTATCGCGGTGCTGTTCGCCCTGTATGTCGCCGCGTTCTCGGTGATCTCGACCGACCCCTCCCGTTCGGCCAAGGGCGCCTACGACATCCTGCGGGGGGTGCTCGTCTTTCTTCCCGCACTCTGGCTCGGCACCCGGCTGAGCAGCGGCACTCCGCAAACACCCGCCTTGCTCGTCGGCCTCGCGTTCAGCGTGGTCAATTTCGCATTCCCGGTATTTGACGGCAGCCAGGCGTTCTACGGCTACTACGACAACCCGAACAACGTTGCCGTCGCCCTCACCGCCCACCTGTTTCTGGTAGCCATGCTTTTCCCCTCGCGGATGGCGTCCCACCGGGCGTGGCGCCTGCTCGCCTTCGCCATTGCCTTCGGCAGTCTGCTCGTTCTGCTCGTGCTGGCGAATTCGCGCGGTTCATGGCTCGGCGTCGCGGCCGCGTTTTCCTGGATCGTTCTGCTGCAGGCACACATCGGCCGACGCACCCGGATCGCGCTGGTGCTCGCCGCCGGCGCGGCCGTTCTGGTCCTCATATCTGCAGTCGACGTCAAGGGGTTCGGCTACGGGACGGTGGGGGCGCGCCTGGTGATCTGGAAGGGGCTCTGGTCGCTGACGGTGGCCCATCACCCCTGGTTCGGCTATGGCATCAACTACGTGAAGGATCTGCTCGTCGCGTCGGGGCTCCCTACGCTGACCGCACACAACGTCGTCCTCGAAATCTTCGTCTCGACCGGCGTCGTAGGCTTGACGGCGTTTCTCGCCATCGCCTACCGCCTGGCTGCCTTTCTTTTTCGACAGAACTATGCGCGCGGGCCGGTGCTGTATGCCGGAATCGGCGGGCTGACCGCGTTCCTGGTCATGGGCCAGTTCGACCTGAAGTTCGCCAGCTTCAAGTTCATCGCGATGGTCTCGTGCTTCCTCGGCCTGATCTACTCCCAAAGGCTTCCCCCGGCGGACGCGAATCGCGGTTCCTGACCGGGGTCACCCGCCCAGCAACGACAAGGGATCGACCTGGTCGGCCGGCTTCTCGGCGTCGGCCTCGATATGGATGCGATGCCATATCGCAAAGTTGAGCATCGCCCACAGCGCGGTGCTGTGCTTCGCACCCTGCTGCTGGGCGAGCAGCAGCCTGCGCACTTCCACCGGCTCGAACCAGGCGCGGATGCCCGCCGCGCGGGGCAGCACATCGAGCAGCTTCTGCAGCCGCTCGCCGCGCAGCCAGTCATCCACCGGAACGGTGAAGCCCTTCTTGCGCGACCACAGATGGTCGCGCGGCAGGTAGCGCTCGCCCCACAGGCGCAGGAAGCGCTTGCCGGTGCGCCCTTCGATCTTGCAGGCGTCCGGCAGCCCGAGTCCGAATTCGACGACGCGATGGTCGAGGAACGGCACGCGGCCCTCGATCCCCCACGCCATCAGCATGCGGTCGGCCTTGACGAGCAGGTCGTCCGGCAGCCAGGTCCCGATGTCGACGTACTGCATGCGCTGCAGGCGCGACCAGGTTTCCGGCGTGCGCTGCCAGGCGTCGCGGAATGGCTCCCGCCAGCGCGTCACGGCCTGCGCGAGTGGCGACTGGAACACCGCCGAGGGCACGCGATCGAAAATGCCGCGGGTGCGGAAGCCGCCGCTGCCGGGCGCGCGCAGTGCGGCCAGGGTGCGTCGGAGCCACGGCGCGCGGTAGCGCCCGTAGCCGGCGAAGACCTCGTCGCCCCCCTCGCCCGAGAACACGACCTTCAGTTCCCGGCCGGCGTGCTCGGCGAGCATCGACACCGGCAGATTCGCATAGTCGGCAGTCAGATCGTCCGCGGCCCACACGCTGCGCGGCAGGCAGTTGAGCATGGCGTCGGCGCTGACCTCGAACACGCTGTGGCGGGTATGGAACTGCTCGGCGATGCGACGCGCGGCGTCGAGCTCGTTGTGCACCGAGCTGCCGGGAAAGCCGACCGAGAAGGTGCGCAGCGGCTCCGCGACCCGCTGCGCCAGGAGCGCCGCCAGCAGCGAGGAGTCGACCCCGCCGGAAAGAAACAGCCCGAGCGGCACGTCGGCGCGCATGTGGATATCCATGACGTCGCGCATCAGGACATCGAAGCGCTCGAGCGCGTCGTCGAGCTTCACGTCGAGCGGCGCGACCTGAAGCGGCGACCAGTAGGCATGCAGTTCGATTTTCAGCGTGCGCGTGTCGACGCGCGCGAGATGGCCGGGCAGCAGTTTCGCCACGCCCGCGACCAGGGTCCGCGGTCCGGTCGTGAAGTTGCTCTGCAGGAACTGCGCAAGCCCGTCCGGATCGACCGCAGGTTTGCGCAGCCAGGGCCGCAACGCCTTGATCTCGGAAGCGAACGCCAGCCCGCGCCCGTCGTGGCAGTAAACCAGCGGCTTGATGCCGAGGCGGTCGCGCGCCAGGATCACTTCGCCGCGGCGTGCGTCGTGCAGCGCGAAGGCGAACATCCCCTGCAGGCGATCGAGGCAGGCGGTCCCCCAGGCTTCGTAGCCATGCAGGATCGTCTCGCAGTCCGAATGCGTGGCGAAGCGGTGGCCGAGCGCTTCGAGCTCGGCGCGCAGTTCCCGGTAGTTGTAGATTTCGCCGTTGGCGACGAGCGCGAGGCTGCGATCCTCGTTGTATAGCGGCTGCGCGCCGCCTTCGAGGTCGATGATGGCGAGTCGCGTATGCACCAGCCCGACGTTGCCGGCGACGTGTCGCCCCTGGCCGTCCGGCCCGCGGTGCGCGAGGCGCCGGGCCATGCCGTCGAGCAGCTCGGGCTCGACCGCATCGACCGTCACGACGCCCGCGATGCCGCACATGGCCTAGGGTCCCTCGCGCCGGTTTTGTTTGCCGCAGGAACGGTGCGCGTCAGCGGGACGCGACGGCGGACGCGAATGCATCGATCACCGGCTGGATCAGGGCGCGCTTGAGCTTCAGCGCGGCCTGGTTCACCACCAGGCGCGAGCTGATGTCGCTGATGTGTTCCACTGCAACGAGGCCGTTCGCCTTGAGCGTGCCGCCGGTCGAGACGAGGTCGACGATGACGTCAGACAACCCGACGAGCGGCGCGAGTTCCATCGAACCGTACAGCTTGATGAGGTCGATGTGCACGCCCTTGCTGGCGAAATGGTCGCGCGCCGCATTGACGTACTTGGTGGCGACGCGGATGCGCGCGCCCTGCTTCACCGTTCCCGCATAGTCGTACCCTTCGCGCACCGCGACCATCATGCGGCACTTGGCGATCTGCAGGTCGAGCGGCTGGTAGAGGCCACTGCCGCCATGCTCGTTGAGCACATCCTTGCCGGCGATGCCGAGGTCGGCGGCGCCGTATTGCACATAGGTCGGCACGTCGCTCGCGCGCACGATGATGAGGCGCACGTCGTCGCGGTTCGTGCCGATGATGAGCTTGCGCGAGGACTCCGGATTCTCGGTCGGCGTGATGCCGGCCGCCGCCAGCAGCGGCAGCGTTTCCTCGAAGATGCGGCCCTTGGAGAGGGCGAGCGTGATGCCGGTGGTGCTCATGGTTATCGCGATTTCCTAATTCACAGGCGCTGACAACAATCCGTTCGCGCTGAGCCTGTCGAAGCGCTGCCTGGATCGCAAAGGGGCTTCGACAAGCTCAGCCCGAACGGCTTTGAGGCGTTCGGCAGGACCGGTCCTGAGCGAATCGAAGGGCGCAGCCCGAACGGTTGCCAGGATGCCCATTCAATGCACCCGCTTGATCCGCGCGCCCAGCTGGGTGAGCTTCTCCTCGATGCGCTCGTAGCCGCGGTCGAGGTGGTAGATGCGCTCGATGGTGGTCTCGCCCGCCGCGACCAGCCCGGCGAGCACCAGGCAGGCCGAGGCGCGCAGGTCGGTCGCCATGACGGTGGCGCCGTCGAGGCGCGGGACCCCGCGCACCAGTGCGGTATGCCCGGACACCTCGATGTTGGCGCCGAGCCGGCGCAGTTCCTGCACGTGCATGAAGCGGTTCTCGAAGATCGTCTCGGTGACACTGGCCGCGCCCTCGGCGACGGTGTTGAGCGCCATGAACTGCGCCTGCATGTCGGTCGGGAAAGCCGGGTGCGGCGCGGTGCGCACATCGACCGCCTGCAGCTTGCCGTCCGATTCGATCTCGATCCAGTCATCGCCCACGCTCACCCGGGCGCCCGCCTCGCGCAGCTTGGCGATCACCGCATCGAGCGTGTCGGGCTGCGTATGTGTCGTGCGCACGCGGCCGCCGGTCATCGCGGCGGCGACGAGGAAGGTGCCGGTCTCGATGCGGTCGGCCATCACCGAATAGTCGGCGCCGTGCAGCCGGTCGACGCCGTGGACGGTGATGACGTCGCTGCCCGCGCCCTCGATCTTCGCCCCCATGGCAATCAGGCAGCGCGCCAGGTCGACGACCTCGGGCTCGCGCGCGGCGTTCTCCAGCACGGTCGTGCCTTCGGCCAGCGCGGCGGCCATCATCAGGTTCTCGGTGCCGGTCACGGTCACCACGTCCATCATGATGCGCGCGCCCTTGAGGCGCTTGCAGCGCGCGTGGATGTAGCCGTGCTCGATGGCGATGTCGGCACCCATCGCCTGCAGGCCCTTGATGTGCAGGTCGACCGGGCGCGAGCCGATCGCGCAGCCGCCCGGCAGGGAGACGCGCGCCTCGCCGAAGCGTGCCAGCGTCGGCCCCAGCACGAGGATCGCGGCGCGCATGGTCTTCACCATCTCGTAGGGCGCTTCCTTGTGCGGAATCGATTCGCCGGAGAGCGTGACCTGGTTGCGGTCGTCGAGCGTGACGCGCACGCCCATGTGGCCGAGCAGCGCCAGCATCGTGCTGATGTCCTTGAGGTGCGGCACGTTGCCGAGCTTCAGCGGTTCGGCGGTGAGCAGGCTCGCCGTCAGGATCGGCAGCGCGGCATTCTTGGCGCCCGAAATGCGGACGTCGCCGGCAAGCGGGTTGCCGCCGTGGATGAGCAGGGAATCCATGAAGGCCTAGCGCTTGGCCCAGTCGTCGGGCGTATAGGTCTTCATCGACAGCGCGTGGATCTGCGCATGCATGCGGGTACCGAGCGCGTCGTAGACCAGGCGGTGCTGCTGGATCATGTTCTTGCCGGTGAAGGCGGCGCTGACGATCACCGCCTGGAAATGCTGGCCGTCGCCGTCCAGTTCGATGTAGTCGCAGGGCAGCTTCTCGGTGATCCAGCCTTTGATGTCGTCGGGGGTAACCATGGGTTCGTTGCCTCGCTTGATTCGATGCGCCCCCATGAGCCGGGAGGCGCTAGTGCCTGAGTTTGTAGCCGCTTCGCAGAAGCGCCAGAGTGAGGGCGGATATTGCCACAAAGCAGGCCCCGGCGACCAGCAGGCCGAGCCCGGGGTCGGTATCGGACTGGCCGACGAAGGCATAGCGGAAGCCGTCGATCAGGTAGAACACGGGATTCACGCGCGACACGGCCTGCCAGAACGGCGGCAGCGAATGGATCGAGTAGAAGACCCCGGAGAGGAAGGTCAGCGGCAGGATCAGGAAGTTCTGGAAGGCCGCCAGCTGGTCGTATTTCTCCGCCCAGATGCCGGCGATGATGCCGACCGCTGCCATGATCGCGCAGGCCAGCAGCGCATACGCCAGCATCCAGAGCGGATGCGGCAGCTGGAACGGCGCGTACCACAGCGTCACCGCCCACACGCCGAGGCCCACAATCAGGCCGCGGATCACCGCCGCGCCTAGGTAGGCGAGGAAGAACTCCAGGTAGGACAGCGGCGGCAGCAGCACGAAGACGATGTTGCCCTGCATCTTCGACTGGATGAGGCTGGACGAGCTGTTCGAGAACGCGTTCTGCAGCATGCTCATCATGACCAGGCCCGGCACCAGGAAGCTGGTGTAGGACACGCCGGGATAGACCTGGACGTGCGCCTCCAGCACGTGCGAGAAGATCAGCAGGTAGAGCAGCGCCGTCACCACCGGGGCGACGACGGTCTGCACCACCACCTTCCAGAAGCGCAGCAGCTCCTTGTGGAACAGCGCCGATAACCCGCTCATGTCCGTTTCATGATGTCGGTGAAGACATCCTCCAGATCCGGCTCCTGCAGGTGCATCTCGAGCACGCGGATGCCGCCGCCGCGCAGGTCGGCGAGCAGCGCCTCGAGCTCGGCGTAGTCGCCGAAATTGATTCGCCAGCAGCCGTCGGCGTCACGCGCGAGGCGCCCCTGCCAGGCGGCCGGGATGCTTTCGGCATCGAGCCGCAGCTGCGCGCAGTGCTCGTTGGTCAGCTGCAGCAGGTTGCGCGTCGTATCGCAGGCGACGATGCGGCCGCTCTTCAGCATCGCGATGCGGCCGCACAGGGCCTCGGCCTCCTCGAGGTAGTGCGTGGTCAGCAGGACGGTGTGCCCCTCACCGTTGAGGCGGCTGATGAATTCCCACAGCGAACGGCGCAGGTCGACGTCGACGCCGGCGGTCGGCTCGTCGAGCACGATGACCGGCGGCTTGTGCACCAGCGCCTGCGCCACCAGCAGGCGGCGCTTCATGCCGCCGGACAGGCTCTGCGTGTTCTTGTCAGCGTGCCGGGCCAGGTCGAGGTGATGCATGATCTCGTCGATCCAGGCCTCGTTGTGCCTGAGACCGAAATAGCCGGACTGGATGCGCAGCGTCTCGCGCACGTTGAAGAAGGGATCGTAGACGAGTTCCTGCGGCACCACGCCGAGCGCGCGGCGCGCCTGGCGGTAGTCGCGCACCACGTCGTGCCCCATGACCGCGGCCTGCCCCGCGTCGGCGCGCGTCAGCCCGGCGAGGATGGAAATGAGCGTCGTCTTGCCGGCGCCGTTGGGCCCGAGGAGGCCGAAGAACTCGCCTTGCCGTATATCGAGCGAGACGCCGTCGAGCGCCTGGGTGGTGCGGAAGCGCTTGCGCAGGTCGCCGATGTGAATCGCGGGCGTCGCCTCGCTCATGCCGGCAACAGGTCGGCCACGCCGTAGAGTTCGGCGAGCGTGGTGAAGCTCGGCGGCAGGCCGGTGCAGCTCAGCGTGCGGCCGGCCTGGCTTGCCTGTCGCATGGCACTGAAGATCAGCGCCAGCGCCGCCGAGTCGACGGCCTCCACCGCGCCGAAGTCGAGCGTCGACACGCCCTTCGCGAGGTGGGGCTGAAGCGCCCGCAGCAGGTTCCCGACGCTGTCGACCGTCACCGCGCCGGCGATGCGGCAGGTCGCTTCGTCACACGCGATCACGAGCCGGAGCGGGCCGCCGGCGCGGGGGCCACATGAGCAGACTTGTCCGCCAGCGTCTTGATCAGGCCGTCGATGCCGCTCTGGCGGATGGTGGCGGCGAACGAGGTGCGATAGTTGGTGACCAGGCTGACGCCGTCGATGGTGACGTCGTAGACCTTCCAGCCGAAGCTGGTCTGGTACATGCTGTAATCGATCGGAATCGGCTGCCCGCCCGGCTGGATGATCTGGGAGCGCACCGTCACGTCCGTGTCGCCCGGCTTCATCGCCAGGGGCTTGAATTCGACGCTCTGGTTGGTGAACGCCGTCAGCGAGGCGGAGTAGGTCCGCACCAGCAGGTTGCGGAACTCGGTGACGAGCGCCTGCTTCTGCTTGGCGGTCGCGCGCGGCCAGTGCTTGCCGACCGCCAGCTGCGTCATGCGGTTGAAGTCGAAATTCGGCAGGATCTTGGCCTCCACGAGCTGGTAGACCTTGCTCATGTCGCCGCCGCGGATGTCCTTGTCCTTCTTGAGGATGGCAAGCACCTCCTGCGTGGTGGTCCGCGCCAGCACATCGGGCGGCGTGTCCGCCGCCTGCGCCGGGGCCGCGGCGACGCCCAGCATCGCAAGTAGCAGAAGAAGGATACGCAACATAACTGGATTCCTGTCTGAAAGAAGGGAGGTGCGGGGCCCGCGGCCAGCGGGCAGCCACCGGTTTCCTATTTGAGTTGACCCGTCAGCCGCGCCAGCTGCGCGACGTTCATGTTGTAGTCGTTCATCGTCCGCAGGTATTCGGTCTGCACGAGAACGTAGTTCTTGATCGCCTCGGCGACCTTGTCGGCACTTTGCAGACCCGCCGAGAAGTCGGCCAGCGACGCGACCATCCAGCGACGTGCCGCCGTCGCGCCGTCGCCCAGTTCGCGCTGGGCGTTGTAGTTGGCCTGCGCGTTGGCATAGGCCTCGCCGACTTCGAAGGGAATCCCCGCCACCGCGAACGCCTTCTTGTGGTTGAGCGCCTCCAGTTCGGCCTGGGCCTGATCGACGCGCGCCTGGCTGGCGCCGAACACGGTATCCCACTTCACGCCGACCACCGGGGTGAGGCCGGCGTTGTTGAAGGGGTCGTAGACGTAGGGGTTGTCGAGGCGGTCGCGCTGCGAGGCATAGTTGAGCTGCCCGACCACGCCGGCGTATACGTCGGGCATGCGGTCGGCCTTCTTGGCGGCCACCAGCGCGCGGCGTGCGCGCAGGCCGGCCTCGAGCTCCTGCATTTCGGGGCGCTCCTGCAGCGCCTTCGCCTGGAGCTCGTCCAGGTCGACCTGCGGGAAGGGCAGCGGGGCGATATGCTCGTCGGCGACGCTCAGCTCGCCCTTGAGGCCGACGCCGGTCAGAACCTTGAGGCCGTCGAGGCTGATCTTCTCGATTGCACGCGCCTGGTTCACGTACTTGGCGAGGAGCCCGCGGGCGGTCTGCAGCGCATACAGGTCGGACTGCCTGGACTCGCCGCTTTCCGCCTTGAGATTGCGCTCGACCGAGCCGATGGCGTCGTTCAGGCGTGTCTGCATGTCCTCCAGGAAAACGCGGGTGTCACGCGCCGTGAGATAGCCGTAATAGGCGCGCTTGGTGTCGTATACGGTAGCGGTGCGCGCCTGCCTGACCTCGCCCTGCTTGACGTCGACGTTGCCTTGCGCGGCATCGCCATAGTGCTCGATCTTGCCGAAGGTGAAGAGCGGCTTGACCAGCGCGAAGTCGAGATGGGTCCAGTCGGACACGCCGTGGAGCGTGTCGCCGTCGCTGCGGGGCGTGACGCCGGAATAGGCGCCGTTCTGGTAGAAGCCGCCCTCCACCTTCGGTGCCAGGCCGATGAAGGCGTTGGCGCTGAGCCGCCAGCCGGCGTTGCCCTGCACTTCCTTCACCATGGCGCGTGCGGCTTCGACGACCTGCTCGCGCTCCTTGATGCGCGGATCGGCGGCGAGGCTCATCTCGACGGCCTGCTGCAGGTTGACGGTGTCGGCGCGGCCGGGCAGGGCCGTCAGCAGCATGCCGGCGGCCAAAAGAGTGCGGGTCAGTGCGTTGAGAGTCATTTGGGTGCTCCTTCTTGAGCCTTGCCGTACAAGAATTGGCCGATCAGGTTTTCCAGCACCACGGCATCCTGCGTGATCGTGATGCGGTCATGGTCCTTCAGCATCGTGCCATCCCCTCCCGGCTCCAGGGCGACATACTGCTCGCCCAGCAGCCCGGAGGTCATGATGGCCGCGGAGGTGTCCTTGGGGAAAGCATAACGCTTGTCCAGCCGGAGCGTGACCGCGGCCTGATAGTCCTTGTTGTCGAAGCGGATGTCGGCCACGCGTCCGACGACCACCCCGGCGCTTTTCACCGGCGCGCGCGGCTTCAAGCCGCCGATGTTCTCGAAGCGCGCCACCACCTCGTAGCTGTCGGTTGCGTTTACGGTGCTCATGCTGCCGACCTTGAGCGCCAGGAACAGCAGCGCGACGATGCCCGCGACGACGAAGAGGCCTACCCACAAATCCAGTATGGTCTTGTTCATTTGTCAGTTCAGTCCCCGGAACATGAATGCGGTCAACACGAAATCCAGCGCCAGCACGACCAGGCTGGACGTCACCACGGTCCGCGTGGTGGCGCCGGACACGCCTTCGGCGGTCGGGGGCGCATCATACCCTTCGAACAGCGCGATGGTGGTGACCGCGACGGCGAACACCACGCTCTTGATGACGCCGTTGAGGATGTCCTGGTCGAAATCGACCGAGCTCTGCATCTGCGACCAGAACGTGCCCTCGTCGACGCCGATCAGCTGCACCCCGACGAGGTAGCCGCCGAAGATGCCGAGCGCCGAGAACAGCGCGGCCAGCAGCGGCATCGAGATCACCCCTGCCCAGAAGCGCGGGGCGACCACGCGGGCGATCGGGTCGACGGCCATCATCTCCATCGCCGACAACTGCTCGGTCGCCTTCATCAGGCCGATTTCCGCGGTGATCGCGGATCCGGCCCGGCTGGCGAACAGGAGGCCCGCCAGCACCGGCCCCAGCTCGCGCACCAGCGACAGCGCCACCAGCGTGCCCAGCGCCGATTCCGAGCCGTAGCGCTGCAGCGTCTCGTAGCCCTGCAGGCCGAGCACCATGCCGACGAACAGCCCCGACACCACGATGATGATGAGCGAGAGCACGCCGGTGAAGTAGATCTCGCGCACCGTGAGCCCGAAGCGGCGGAACGCCGTGCCCGAATGCAGCAGCGTCGCCAGGAAGAAGCGCGCGGCGAAGCCGATGCGCCAGACACCCTGGATCGTGCGATGCCCCAGATTTTCAATCGCCTGCCTAAGCATGCAGCGCTCCCAGCTGAAGATCCTCGACGTAGGGCGGCGCAGGATAATGGAACGGCACCGGCCCGTCGGATTCGCCGTGCACGAACTGGTGCACGTACGGCAGTCCGGAGGCGCGGATCTCGTCCGCGCTGCCCTCGGCCACGATCACGCCCTCCGAGACGAAATACACATAATCGACGATCTTCAGCGATTCCTGCACGTCGTGGGTGACCACCAGCGAAGTCAGCCCCAGCGTGTCGGTCAGGCGCCGGATCAGGTTGCC
Encoded proteins:
- a CDS encoding O-antigen ligase family protein; translated protein: MKTDVLKIEANHATDALAVLLTALALFAIQLPKYGTVLLLPALLLAWFQRSTFHIAPELKRIAVLFALYVAAFSVISTDPSRSAKGAYDILRGVLVFLPALWLGTRLSSGTPQTPALLVGLAFSVVNFAFPVFDGSQAFYGYYDNPNNVAVALTAHLFLVAMLFPSRMASHRAWRLLAFAIAFGSLLVLLVLANSRGSWLGVAAAFSWIVLLQAHIGRRTRIALVLAAGAAVLVLISAVDVKGFGYGTVGARLVIWKGLWSLTVAHHPWFGYGINYVKDLLVASGLPTLTAHNVVLEIFVSTGVVGLTAFLAIAYRLAAFLFRQNYARGPVLYAGIGGLTAFLVMGQFDLKFASFKFIAMVSCFLGLIYSQRLPPADANRGS
- the asnB gene encoding asparagine synthase (glutamine-hydrolyzing), with amino-acid sequence MCGIAGVVTVDAVEPELLDGMARRLAHRGPDGQGRHVAGNVGLVHTRLAIIDLEGGAQPLYNEDRSLALVANGEIYNYRELRAELEALGHRFATHSDCETILHGYEAWGTACLDRLQGMFAFALHDARRGEVILARDRLGIKPLVYCHDGRGLAFASEIKALRPWLRKPAVDPDGLAQFLQSNFTTGPRTLVAGVAKLLPGHLARVDTRTLKIELHAYWSPLQVAPLDVKLDDALERFDVLMRDVMDIHMRADVPLGLFLSGGVDSSLLAALLAQRVAEPLRTFSVGFPGSSVHNELDAARRIAEQFHTRHSVFEVSADAMLNCLPRSVWAADDLTADYANLPVSMLAEHAGRELKVVFSGEGGDEVFAGYGRYRAPWLRRTLAALRAPGSGGFRTRGIFDRVPSAVFQSPLAQAVTRWREPFRDAWQRTPETWSRLQRMQYVDIGTWLPDDLLVKADRMLMAWGIEGRVPFLDHRVVEFGLGLPDACKIEGRTGKRFLRLWGERYLPRDHLWSRKKGFTVPVDDWLRGERLQKLLDVLPRAAGIRAWFEPVEVRRLLLAQQQGAKHSTALWAMLNFAIWHRIHIEADAEKPADQVDPLSLLGG
- the hisG gene encoding ATP phosphoribosyltransferase — protein: MSTTGITLALSKGRIFEETLPLLAAAGITPTENPESSRKLIIGTNRDDVRLIIVRASDVPTYVQYGAADLGIAGKDVLNEHGGSGLYQPLDLQIAKCRMMVAVREGYDYAGTVKQGARIRVATKYVNAARDHFASKGVHIDLIKLYGSMELAPLVGLSDVIVDLVSTGGTLKANGLVAVEHISDISSRLVVNQAALKLKRALIQPVIDAFASAVASR
- the murA gene encoding UDP-N-acetylglucosamine 1-carboxyvinyltransferase; this encodes MDSLLIHGGNPLAGDVRISGAKNAALPILTASLLTAEPLKLGNVPHLKDISTMLALLGHMGVRVTLDDRNQVTLSGESIPHKEAPYEMVKTMRAAILVLGPTLARFGEARVSLPGGCAIGSRPVDLHIKGLQAMGADIAIEHGYIHARCKRLKGARIMMDVVTVTGTENLMMAAALAEGTTVLENAAREPEVVDLARCLIAMGAKIEGAGSDVITVHGVDRLHGADYSVMADRIETGTFLVAAAMTGGRVRTTHTQPDTLDAVIAKLREAGARVSVGDDWIEIESDGKLQAVDVRTAPHPAFPTDMQAQFMALNTVAEGAASVTETIFENRFMHVQELRRLGANIEVSGHTALVRGVPRLDGATVMATDLRASACLVLAGLVAAGETTIERIYHLDRGYERIEEKLTQLGARIKRVH
- a CDS encoding BolA family protein; protein product: MVTPDDIKGWITEKLPCDYIELDGDGQHFQAVIVSAAFTGKNMIQQHRLVYDALGTRMHAQIHALSMKTYTPDDWAKR
- a CDS encoding ABC transporter permease; translated protein: MSGLSALFHKELLRFWKVVVQTVVAPVVTALLYLLIFSHVLEAHVQVYPGVSYTSFLVPGLVMMSMLQNAFSNSSSSLIQSKMQGNIVFVLLPPLSYLEFFLAYLGAAVIRGLIVGLGVWAVTLWYAPFQLPHPLWMLAYALLACAIMAAVGIIAGIWAEKYDQLAAFQNFLILPLTFLSGVFYSIHSLPPFWQAVSRVNPVFYLIDGFRYAFVGQSDTDPGLGLLVAGACFVAISALTLALLRSGYKLRH
- a CDS encoding ABC transporter ATP-binding protein — its product is MSEATPAIHIGDLRKRFRTTQALDGVSLDIRQGEFFGLLGPNGAGKTTLISILAGLTRADAGQAAVMGHDVVRDYRQARRALGVVPQELVYDPFFNVRETLRIQSGYFGLRHNEAWIDEIMHHLDLARHADKNTQSLSGGMKRRLLVAQALVHKPPVIVLDEPTAGVDVDLRRSLWEFISRLNGEGHTVLLTTHYLEEAEALCGRIAMLKSGRIVACDTTRNLLQLTNEHCAQLRLDAESIPAAWQGRLARDADGCWRINFGDYAELEALLADLRGGGIRVLEMHLQEPDLEDVFTDIMKRT
- a CDS encoding STAS domain-containing protein — its product is MIACDEATCRIAGAVTVDSVGNLLRALQPHLAKGVSTLDFGAVEAVDSAALALIFSAMRQASQAGRTLSCTGLPPSFTTLAELYGVADLLPA
- a CDS encoding MlaC/ttg2D family ABC transporter substrate-binding protein, which gives rise to MLRILLLLLAMLGVAAAPAQAADTPPDVLARTTTQEVLAILKKDKDIRGGDMSKVYQLVEAKILPNFDFNRMTQLAVGKHWPRATAKQKQALVTEFRNLLVRTYSASLTAFTNQSVEFKPLAMKPGDTDVTVRSQIIQPGGQPIPIDYSMYQTSFGWKVYDVTIDGVSLVTNYRTSFAATIRQSGIDGLIKTLADKSAHVAPAPAARSGS
- a CDS encoding TolC family protein: MTLNALTRTLLAAGMLLTALPGRADTVNLQQAVEMSLAADPRIKEREQVVEAARAMVKEVQGNAGWRLSANAFIGLAPKVEGGFYQNGAYSGVTPRSDGDTLHGVSDWTHLDFALVKPLFTFGKIEHYGDAAQGNVDVKQGEVRQARTATVYDTKRAYYGYLTARDTRVFLEDMQTRLNDAIGSVERNLKAESGESRQSDLYALQTARGLLAKYVNQARAIEKISLDGLKVLTGVGLKGELSVADEHIAPLPFPQVDLDELQAKALQERPEMQELEAGLRARRALVAAKKADRMPDVYAGVVGQLNYASQRDRLDNPYVYDPFNNAGLTPVVGVKWDTVFGASQARVDQAQAELEALNHKKAFAVAGIPFEVGEAYANAQANYNAQRELGDGATAARRWMVASLADFSAGLQSADKVAEAIKNYVLVQTEYLRTMNDYNMNVAQLARLTGQLK
- the mlaD gene encoding outer membrane lipid asymmetry maintenance protein MlaD yields the protein MNKTILDLWVGLFVVAGIVALLFLALKVGSMSTVNATDSYEVVARFENIGGLKPRAPVKSAGVVVGRVADIRFDNKDYQAAVTLRLDKRYAFPKDTSAAIMTSGLLGEQYVALEPGGDGTMLKDHDRITITQDAVVLENLIGQFLYGKAQEGAPK
- the mlaE gene encoding lipid asymmetry maintenance ABC transporter permease subunit MlaE — its product is MLRQAIENLGHRTIQGVWRIGFAARFFLATLLHSGTAFRRFGLTVREIYFTGVLSLIIIVVSGLFVGMVLGLQGYETLQRYGSESALGTLVALSLVRELGPVLAGLLFASRAGSAITAEIGLMKATEQLSAMEMMAVDPIARVVAPRFWAGVISMPLLAALFSALGIFGGYLVGVQLIGVDEGTFWSQMQSSVDFDQDILNGVIKSVVFAVAVTTIALFEGYDAPPTAEGVSGATTRTVVTSSLVVLALDFVLTAFMFRGLN